Proteins found in one Sporosarcina jeotgali genomic segment:
- a CDS encoding 3-hydroxybutyryl-CoA dehydrogenase, with amino-acid sequence MNIQNVMVIGAGQMGGGIAQVCAQAGFNVTLNDVKEESYAKGIAVIEKNLARNVEKQRMTEDEKQAVLGRITKSLDINDAKNVDIVIEAAVENMDIKKSIFKQLDEIAPSHTILATNTSSLPITEIAAATKRPEHVIGMHYMNPVPVMKLVEIIRGLSTSDDVYQAVEEMTNKLGKVPVEVNDYPGFVANRVLMPMINEAIFTLQEGVATKEAIDEVMKLGMNHPMGPLQLADFIGLDTCLYILETLQEGYGDPKYRPCALLRKYVNAGWLGKKSGRGFYSYS; translated from the coding sequence ATGAACATTCAAAACGTAATGGTAATCGGCGCTGGTCAAATGGGCGGCGGCATCGCGCAAGTCTGCGCGCAGGCTGGATTCAATGTAACGCTCAATGATGTGAAAGAAGAATCGTATGCAAAAGGGATCGCAGTCATCGAGAAAAACTTAGCACGCAACGTTGAAAAACAGCGAATGACTGAAGACGAAAAACAAGCTGTCCTTGGACGCATTACGAAATCACTCGACATCAATGATGCGAAAAACGTTGATATCGTGATTGAGGCAGCTGTTGAAAACATGGATATCAAAAAATCCATATTCAAACAACTGGATGAAATTGCACCTTCCCATACGATTCTCGCGACGAACACATCATCATTGCCCATTACTGAAATCGCAGCGGCAACGAAACGGCCGGAACACGTCATCGGCATGCATTATATGAACCCGGTGCCTGTTATGAAACTTGTCGAAATCATTCGCGGTTTATCCACATCAGATGACGTGTATCAAGCGGTGGAAGAGATGACGAACAAACTTGGTAAAGTACCTGTGGAAGTGAACGACTATCCAGGATTTGTCGCAAACCGCGTGCTTATGCCGATGATCAACGAAGCGATTTTCACACTGCAAGAAGGAGTAGCAACGAAAGAAGCAATCGACGAAGTGATGAAACTTGGAATGAACCACCCAATGGGGCCGCTTCAACTCGCAGATTTCATCGGACTCGACACATGCTTGTACATTTTAGAAACGCTGCAAGAGGGTTATGGCGATCCGAAATACCGTCCGTGTGCATTGCTTCGTAAATACGTAAACGCTGGATGGCTTGGCAAAAAATCAGGGCGGGGCTTCTACTCGTACTCATAA
- a CDS encoding acyl-CoA dehydrogenase, translating into MDFHFTEEQQMMRKLVKDFAKAEIEPFIPNLEADEFPAEIVKKMGELGLMGITVPEEYGGAGMDFVSYISAIHELSKVHATVGVILSVHTSVGTNPILYFGTEEQKERYLKRMAAGELLGAFCLTEPASGSDAGSLKTRAVKKDGGYVLNGSKVFITNGGEADVYIVFAATDPSKGSYGISAFIVDGDTPGLIIGKNEEKMGMHGSRTVQLTFEDMFVPEANLLGEENAGFKIAMANLDVGRIGIAAQALGISEAALEAAVDYSKERVQFGKPIAANQGIGFKIADMATAAEAARLLVYRAAQLRAEGKPCAQEASMAKLFASQTAMDNAIEAVQVFGGYGYTKDYPVERYFRDAKVTQIYEGTSEIQRIVISKNLTK; encoded by the coding sequence ATGGATTTCCATTTCACCGAAGAACAACAGATGATGCGCAAACTGGTCAAGGACTTTGCCAAAGCGGAAATCGAACCATTCATTCCTAATTTGGAAGCAGATGAATTCCCGGCGGAAATCGTTAAAAAGATGGGTGAACTCGGGCTTATGGGGATCACCGTTCCTGAAGAGTACGGGGGCGCCGGTATGGATTTCGTCTCGTACATCAGTGCAATCCACGAACTTTCAAAAGTACACGCAACGGTGGGAGTCATTTTGTCTGTACATACATCGGTCGGAACGAATCCGATTCTTTACTTCGGAACAGAGGAGCAGAAAGAACGCTACTTGAAGAGAATGGCGGCCGGCGAATTACTGGGTGCATTCTGTCTGACAGAACCTGCATCGGGCTCAGACGCAGGCTCCCTTAAAACGCGCGCTGTGAAAAAAGACGGCGGTTATGTGTTGAACGGTTCGAAAGTATTCATCACTAATGGCGGGGAAGCGGACGTATATATCGTCTTCGCCGCAACGGATCCATCAAAAGGTTCGTATGGAATATCAGCGTTCATCGTGGACGGCGACACTCCAGGATTAATTATCGGAAAGAACGAAGAGAAGATGGGTATGCATGGCTCACGTACCGTCCAGCTCACGTTCGAAGACATGTTTGTACCTGAAGCCAACTTGCTGGGTGAAGAAAATGCCGGTTTCAAAATCGCAATGGCCAACCTAGACGTCGGCCGAATCGGAATCGCCGCACAAGCGCTCGGCATTTCAGAAGCTGCGCTTGAAGCAGCTGTTGATTATTCAAAAGAACGTGTCCAATTCGGCAAACCAATTGCTGCGAACCAAGGAATCGGCTTCAAGATTGCTGACATGGCGACCGCTGCAGAAGCGGCGCGATTACTCGTATACAGAGCAGCTCAACTGCGCGCTGAAGGCAAACCATGCGCACAAGAAGCTTCAATGGCGAAATTATTCGCTTCCCAAACGGCAATGGACAACGCCATCGAAGCTGTCCAAGTATTCGGCGGCTATGGCTACACGAAAGACTATCCCGTCGAGCGCTACTTCCGTGACGCGAAAGTCACTCAAATCTACGAGGGCACAAGCGAAATCCAACGCATCGTAATTTCTAAGAATCTGACGAAGTAA
- a CDS encoding TetR/AcrR family transcriptional regulator, whose translation MELKHQVKSSVKDGELIEKRREQIIHGAVRLFKQKGFHRSTTREIAKEAGFSIGTLYEYIRTKEDVLYLVCDTIYDEVQHRLSGIADEEATIGGLTRAIDVYYRLVDDLSDEFVVMYQESKSLPKGALDYVLKKERAMTGLFESLLSACAAAGELRIADSSVKLAAHHIVIQGQMWAFRRWELQQMYQLDGYIEFQTDQLLNGLVKPASN comes from the coding sequence ATGGAACTGAAGCACCAAGTAAAGTCGTCTGTAAAAGATGGCGAGTTAATCGAAAAAAGACGCGAGCAAATCATTCATGGCGCCGTCCGATTGTTCAAGCAAAAAGGGTTTCATCGGTCAACGACGCGTGAAATCGCAAAAGAAGCAGGCTTTAGTATCGGGACACTTTACGAATACATCCGTACGAAAGAAGACGTACTGTACCTCGTTTGTGACACGATTTACGATGAAGTGCAGCACCGGCTTTCAGGAATCGCCGACGAAGAAGCAACAATTGGCGGCCTGACCCGCGCAATCGACGTCTACTATCGGCTGGTCGATGATTTATCGGATGAATTCGTCGTCATGTACCAGGAATCGAAATCATTGCCAAAAGGCGCACTTGATTATGTACTGAAAAAAGAACGCGCAATGACGGGATTATTTGAATCGCTGCTTAGTGCGTGTGCTGCAGCCGGGGAGCTTCGCATTGCGGATAGCAGCGTTAAGCTCGCTGCCCATCACATTGTCATCCAAGGACAAATGTGGGCATTCCGCAGATGGGAACTGCAGCAAATGTATCAGTTAGATGGCTATATAGAATTTCAAACCGATCAGTTACTGAACGGATTAGTGAAGCCAGCGAGCAATTAA
- a CDS encoding heterodisulfide reductase-related iron-sulfur binding cluster: MTPLLIANWVLFLGVVAYGLALFTYLIKTRTQFIRLGQKEDFDNNVQKRLKEVWVNVFGQKKLLKDKKSGSIHVMFFYGFLLVQFGAIDLIWKGLKPDSHLPFGPVYPFFTFFQEIVVAVILVAVVWAFYRRYMEKLVRLKRGWKSGLVLIFIGSLMISTLVANGMNMIWHNHATTWTEPMASGIASVFSFLSPTAAAAIFFVAWWVHLLTLLTFLVYVPQSKHAHLIAGPVNTYMMRFDRRGKLAPIDFEALEEIEDEDEMPTLGVGKITDFTQLQMIDLYACVECGRCTNMCPATGTGKMLSPMDLITKLRDNLTNTGALTTKQKPWVPSFMFSNTKGNQIALAAGLEGATMDDIYNPSLIGDVITEEEIWACTTCRNCEDQCPVMNEHVDKIIDLRRYLVMTEGKMDADAQRAMTNIERQGNPWGLNRKEKENWRDARPDLKIPTVKELKKADESFEYLLWVGSMGAFDNRSQKIALSFAHLLNEAGVSFAILGNKEKNSGDTPRRLGNEFLFQELATANIAEFEKAEVKKIVTIDPHAFNIFKNEYPDFGFTAEVYHHTELLHELVQQGRLKPQHAIEETITFHDSCYLGRYNDVYDAPREILKSIPGVNLVEMKRNRQDGMCCGAGGGLMWMEEDAGHRINVARTEQAMEVTPGIISSGCPYCLTMLSDGTKAIEVEETVGTYDIAELLERSVFGEGIADGSESELEPVLQ; the protein is encoded by the coding sequence ATGACACCTTTATTAATCGCCAACTGGGTTTTATTCCTGGGCGTTGTCGCATATGGACTGGCGCTGTTTACTTATTTAATTAAAACACGCACACAATTTATCCGACTCGGGCAAAAAGAGGACTTTGATAACAATGTACAGAAACGCCTCAAAGAAGTTTGGGTTAACGTATTCGGACAAAAGAAACTATTGAAAGATAAAAAGAGCGGTTCCATTCACGTGATGTTTTTCTATGGGTTCCTGCTCGTGCAATTTGGTGCAATCGATCTCATTTGGAAAGGATTAAAACCGGATTCACACTTACCGTTCGGACCGGTCTATCCCTTCTTCACATTCTTCCAGGAGATTGTTGTAGCAGTCATCCTTGTAGCGGTTGTTTGGGCATTCTACCGCCGTTACATGGAAAAACTTGTCCGCTTGAAACGCGGCTGGAAATCAGGACTTGTCCTCATCTTCATCGGTTCACTGATGATTTCGACGCTCGTTGCAAACGGTATGAACATGATTTGGCATAACCATGCAACGACTTGGACGGAGCCTATGGCGTCAGGAATTGCAAGCGTTTTCAGTTTCCTGTCCCCAACCGCTGCAGCAGCGATCTTCTTCGTAGCATGGTGGGTTCACTTGCTTACATTGCTCACATTCCTCGTGTATGTGCCGCAATCGAAGCACGCGCACTTGATTGCCGGACCTGTCAATACGTATATGATGCGTTTCGACCGCCGCGGAAAACTTGCGCCGATCGATTTTGAAGCACTAGAAGAAATTGAAGACGAAGATGAAATGCCGACACTTGGCGTCGGCAAAATCACGGACTTCACTCAGCTGCAGATGATTGACTTGTATGCGTGTGTGGAATGCGGCCGCTGTACGAATATGTGTCCGGCTACGGGAACAGGGAAAATGCTGTCCCCGATGGACTTGATCACAAAACTGCGCGATAACTTGACGAACACAGGCGCATTGACAACAAAACAAAAGCCTTGGGTGCCAAGTTTCATGTTCAGCAACACAAAAGGGAACCAAATCGCACTTGCCGCTGGTCTTGAAGGCGCAACGATGGACGACATTTACAATCCATCTTTGATTGGCGATGTCATCACTGAAGAAGAAATTTGGGCATGTACGACGTGCCGTAACTGTGAAGACCAATGTCCGGTAATGAACGAGCATGTTGATAAAATCATCGACCTTCGCCGTTATCTTGTCATGACAGAAGGTAAAATGGATGCAGATGCACAGCGCGCGATGACAAACATCGAACGCCAAGGAAATCCATGGGGACTGAACCGTAAAGAGAAAGAGAACTGGCGTGACGCACGTCCGGATCTTAAGATTCCAACGGTGAAAGAACTGAAAAAAGCTGACGAATCCTTCGAATACTTACTATGGGTCGGCTCAATGGGGGCATTCGACAACCGTTCACAAAAAATCGCGTTGTCCTTCGCGCACTTGCTGAACGAAGCAGGGGTTTCATTCGCCATCCTTGGAAATAAGGAGAAGAACTCCGGTGACACACCGCGCCGTCTTGGAAATGAATTCTTATTCCAAGAGCTTGCGACGGCTAACATCGCTGAATTCGAAAAAGCGGAAGTGAAAAAGATTGTCACGATTGACCCGCACGCATTCAACATTTTCAAAAACGAATATCCTGACTTTGGCTTCACTGCCGAAGTGTATCACCATACCGAGCTTTTACACGAACTTGTCCAACAAGGCCGTTTGAAGCCACAGCATGCAATCGAAGAAACGATTACATTCCACGATTCGTGTTACCTGGGCCGTTACAACGATGTGTACGACGCACCGCGTGAAATTTTGAAATCTATCCCAGGTGTCAACTTGGTAGAGATGAAACGAAACCGTCAAGACGGCATGTGCTGTGGCGCTGGCGGAGGTCTCATGTGGATGGAAGAAGACGCAGGTCACCGCATCAACGTCGCTCGTACAGAGCAGGCCATGGAAGTGACACCGGGTATTATTTCTTCCGGATGTCCGTATTGCTTAACGATGCTGTCGGACGGAACGAAAGCAATTGAAGTGGAAGAAACGGTCGGAACGTACGACATCGCTGAGCTTCTTGAACGTTCCGTATTTGGAGAAGGAATCGCAGACGGATCTGAATCTGAATTAGAACCAGTACTTCAGTAA
- the icmF gene encoding fused isobutyryl-CoA mutase/GTPase IcmF, with the protein MATAETQQEIYKPTHHVRFVTASSLFDGHDASINIMRRILQSTGAEVIHLGHNRSVEEVVNAAIQEDVQGIAISSYQGGHVEYFKYMYDLLKERGAGHIKIYGGGGGVIIPKEIKELHQYGIAWIFSPEDGRKLGLQGMINRMVEECDYATEVKDEMAYLEQVETTKPELLANLITYAEEHYADQDEKATTLLNRAREMSKGTPVLGITGTGGAGKSSLTDELIRRFLHELPDRKVAILSIDPTKQKTGGALLGDRIRMNAIFNKRVFMRSLATRGSRTELSGALKDVLDIVKVAGYDLIIVETSGIGQGDAEIDEVSDVSMYVMTSEFGAPSQLEKIDMIDFADLIAINKFERKGSEDALSQVQKQYQRSRLLFDQPLESMPVYGTIASQFNDKGTNTLFAAIVDTLNKKCGSDWTTSYTEFVKTQKQNVIIPNDRLQYLREIANTVRGYHKHAEQQAHLATRLYQLEGALAEVREKTPDDALVKSLETLHDNVRDEMTAESRRILDNWNTLKDSYAQDEFVTKIRDKELRTALTTTSLSGLKIPKVALPKFKDYGEIIRWVYKENVPGSYPYTAGVFPFKREGEDPKRQFAGEGTPERTNRRFHYLSKDDDAKRLSTAFDSVTLYGEDPDERPDIYGKVGESGVNICTLEDMKKLYDGFDLCAPATSVSMTINGPAPIILAMFMNTAIDQQVKKQEEELGRTLSVDEFTEVREATLKVVRGTVQADILKEDQGQNTCIFSTEFALRMMGDIQQYFINKKVRNYYSVSISGYHIAEAGANPISQLAFTLANGFTYVEYYLSRGMNIDDFAPNLSFFFSNGLDPEYTVIGRVARRIWAVAMREKYGANDRSQKLKYHVQTSGRSLHAQEIDFNDIRTTLQALMALQDNCNSLHTNAYDEAITTPTEESVRRAMAIQMIITKEHGLSKNENPLQGSFIAEELTDLVEEAVLQEFDKLNDRGGVLGSMETQYQRGKIQEESMLYEMKKHSGELPIIGVNTYLNPNPPSEEDIDSMELARATQEEKETQIKNLRAFQSAHSSEAEQALTDLKQLAISGGNIFEALMDTVKVASLGQITNALYEVGGQYRRNM; encoded by the coding sequence ATGGCAACAGCAGAAACGCAGCAGGAAATTTATAAACCGACACATCACGTGCGATTTGTTACGGCATCGAGTCTATTTGACGGACATGATGCGAGCATTAATATTATGCGCCGCATTTTACAGTCAACAGGCGCTGAAGTAATTCACCTCGGACACAACCGCTCTGTCGAAGAGGTCGTGAACGCGGCAATCCAGGAAGACGTCCAGGGAATCGCGATTTCATCGTACCAAGGCGGACACGTTGAGTACTTCAAATACATGTACGACTTATTGAAAGAACGCGGCGCAGGTCATATTAAAATCTATGGCGGCGGGGGCGGAGTCATTATCCCGAAAGAAATCAAAGAGCTGCACCAATACGGTATTGCTTGGATTTTCTCTCCTGAAGACGGCCGTAAACTCGGCCTGCAAGGGATGATTAACCGCATGGTCGAAGAGTGTGATTACGCAACGGAAGTGAAGGACGAAATGGCTTATTTGGAGCAAGTCGAAACGACAAAGCCCGAACTGCTTGCGAACCTCATCACGTATGCTGAAGAGCATTATGCCGATCAAGACGAGAAAGCTACAACGCTATTAAATCGTGCGCGCGAAATGTCGAAAGGGACACCAGTTCTCGGGATAACGGGAACAGGCGGAGCCGGAAAGAGTTCATTAACAGATGAATTGATTCGCAGATTCCTTCATGAACTGCCCGATCGGAAAGTCGCGATTCTATCCATCGACCCGACGAAACAAAAAACGGGCGGTGCGCTTCTCGGTGACCGGATCCGGATGAATGCGATCTTCAACAAACGTGTATTCATGCGCAGTCTCGCAACTCGCGGGTCTCGTACGGAACTTTCAGGTGCGTTAAAAGATGTACTCGATATCGTCAAAGTGGCGGGGTATGATCTGATCATCGTGGAAACGAGCGGAATCGGGCAAGGGGACGCAGAAATCGACGAAGTTTCAGACGTTTCGATGTACGTCATGACGAGTGAATTCGGTGCGCCATCTCAACTTGAGAAAATTGACATGATCGACTTTGCAGATTTGATCGCCATCAATAAATTCGAGCGTAAAGGTTCGGAAGACGCTTTGAGTCAAGTCCAAAAGCAATATCAGCGCAGTCGACTGCTTTTTGATCAGCCTTTGGAGTCGATGCCAGTTTATGGCACAATCGCTAGTCAGTTCAATGACAAAGGAACGAACACGTTATTTGCTGCAATTGTGGATACGCTCAACAAAAAGTGCGGCAGTGACTGGACGACTTCTTACACGGAATTCGTGAAAACACAGAAACAAAACGTCATCATTCCGAACGACCGTCTGCAATATTTGCGTGAAATTGCGAACACGGTCCGCGGCTACCATAAACATGCAGAACAGCAAGCACACCTCGCAACACGGTTGTATCAGCTCGAAGGAGCGCTCGCAGAAGTACGTGAGAAAACGCCAGATGATGCACTCGTGAAATCACTTGAAACGCTTCATGATAATGTGCGCGATGAAATGACAGCGGAATCCCGCCGTATTCTCGATAACTGGAACACGTTGAAAGATTCGTATGCACAAGACGAATTCGTGACGAAAATTCGGGATAAAGAACTTCGGACGGCACTTACAACAACGAGTTTATCCGGATTAAAAATTCCTAAAGTCGCGCTGCCGAAGTTTAAAGACTACGGCGAAATCATTCGTTGGGTCTACAAAGAAAATGTTCCTGGATCGTATCCGTACACAGCGGGCGTATTCCCGTTCAAACGCGAAGGGGAAGATCCGAAGCGTCAGTTCGCGGGAGAAGGAACACCGGAACGCACCAATCGCCGGTTCCATTACTTGTCGAAAGACGACGATGCCAAACGTTTGTCGACTGCCTTTGACTCTGTGACACTTTACGGAGAAGACCCGGATGAGCGTCCGGATATTTACGGAAAAGTAGGAGAGTCTGGCGTCAATATCTGTACATTAGAGGATATGAAGAAACTCTATGATGGATTTGACTTATGCGCGCCTGCCACATCCGTTTCGATGACAATCAATGGCCCAGCGCCGATTATCCTCGCGATGTTCATGAACACTGCGATTGATCAGCAAGTGAAGAAACAGGAAGAAGAACTTGGCCGCACGTTATCTGTAGATGAATTCACGGAAGTCCGGGAAGCAACGCTGAAAGTCGTACGCGGGACGGTGCAAGCCGATATTTTGAAAGAAGACCAAGGGCAAAATACATGTATCTTCTCGACAGAATTTGCGCTTCGTATGATGGGGGATATCCAGCAGTATTTCATCAATAAAAAGGTAAGAAACTATTATTCTGTTTCCATTTCGGGCTATCACATTGCAGAAGCCGGTGCGAATCCGATTTCACAGCTCGCATTCACACTCGCGAACGGCTTCACGTACGTTGAATACTACTTGAGCCGCGGGATGAACATCGATGACTTCGCACCGAACTTATCGTTCTTCTTCTCGAACGGTCTCGATCCCGAGTACACAGTGATTGGCCGCGTGGCACGCCGCATCTGGGCGGTCGCGATGCGCGAGAAATACGGCGCAAACGACCGCAGCCAGAAGCTGAAGTATCACGTCCAGACATCCGGCCGTTCGCTTCATGCACAAGAAATCGATTTCAATGATATCCGGACAACATTGCAAGCGCTTATGGCATTGCAGGATAACTGCAACTCGCTCCACACCAATGCGTATGATGAAGCGATCACGACACCAACGGAGGAATCCGTTCGCCGCGCAATGGCAATCCAGATGATCATTACAAAAGAGCACGGTCTTTCGAAGAACGAAAACCCGCTCCAAGGATCATTCATCGCAGAAGAATTGACAGACCTTGTCGAAGAAGCAGTCCTTCAGGAATTCGACAAACTGAACGACCGCGGAGGCGTTCTCGGCTCAATGGAAACGCAGTACCAACGCGGGAAAATTCAAGAAGAATCCATGCTGTATGAGATGAAAAAGCATTCAGGCGAACTCCCGATCATCGGAGTCAATACGTATTTGAACCCGAACCCGCCATCTGAAGAAGACATCGACAGCATGGAACTGGCACGCGCCACTCAAGAAGAAAAAGAAACACAAATCAAAAACTTGCGCGCTTTCCAATCCGCGCACAGCAGCGAAGCAGAACAAGCCCTAACAGATCTGAAACAACTCGCCATCTCTGGCGGCAACATCTTCGAGGCCCTCATGGACACCGTAAAAGTCGCAAGCCTCGGCCAAATCACCAACGCCCTATACGAAGTAGGCGGCCAATACCGCCGCAACATGTAA
- a CDS encoding acetyl-CoA C-acetyltransferase — protein MVKTVLIDGARTAFGKMGGALQTLTASDLGGAAIKSALERSGVEAADVDEVIFGTVLQAGQGQIPSRQAATKAGLPWKVKTETINKVCASGMRSVTLGDQLIRLGDEEVIVAGGMESMSNAPYYLPKGRFGLRMGDATLVDGMIYDGLSDSFSPGNVHMGTFGNSTAEAFNVTRERQDEWALRSHQLAVAAMEKGLFAEEITPVEIPQRKGDPIVVNTDEAPRKDTSLEVLAKLRPAFGKDGSVTAGNAPGVNDGACALVLMSDERADREGKNVLATVIGHAEVAVEPENFPQTPGLVINEILKKTGKSIEEIDLFEINEAFAVVALASSEIAKLDPEKVNVNGGAVALGHPIGASGARIILTLAYELKRRGGGIGVAAICSGGGQGDAIMIEVPKQ, from the coding sequence ATGGTTAAGACAGTATTGATTGACGGCGCACGAACTGCTTTTGGAAAAATGGGTGGCGCACTGCAAACCCTTACTGCAAGTGATTTAGGCGGAGCGGCGATTAAATCCGCGCTGGAACGCTCGGGAGTGGAAGCGGCAGACGTCGACGAAGTGATTTTTGGAACGGTGCTGCAAGCGGGGCAAGGACAAATTCCATCGAGACAAGCGGCGACAAAAGCCGGCCTTCCATGGAAAGTGAAAACAGAAACGATAAATAAAGTATGTGCATCCGGTATGCGCAGTGTAACGCTTGGCGATCAGCTGATTCGACTGGGGGATGAAGAAGTCATCGTTGCAGGCGGCATGGAGTCCATGTCGAACGCACCGTACTACTTGCCGAAAGGTCGTTTCGGATTACGCATGGGTGACGCAACCCTCGTCGATGGCATGATCTACGATGGGCTTTCCGATTCGTTTTCACCAGGAAATGTTCACATGGGGACATTCGGAAACTCAACAGCTGAAGCGTTTAATGTGACACGTGAACGTCAAGATGAGTGGGCATTGCGCAGTCATCAGCTTGCCGTAGCTGCGATGGAGAAAGGGCTGTTTGCTGAAGAAATCACACCAGTTGAAATTCCTCAGCGTAAAGGCGACCCCATCGTCGTTAATACAGACGAAGCGCCGCGGAAAGATACGTCACTCGAAGTGCTGGCGAAACTTCGCCCGGCATTCGGTAAAGATGGATCCGTCACTGCAGGGAACGCGCCTGGTGTAAACGACGGTGCATGTGCACTCGTATTAATGAGTGACGAGCGGGCAGACCGCGAAGGCAAAAACGTTCTCGCAACGGTGATCGGTCACGCAGAAGTTGCAGTGGAGCCTGAAAACTTCCCGCAAACTCCAGGGCTGGTGATCAATGAAATCCTTAAGAAAACAGGGAAATCGATTGAAGAGATCGACCTATTTGAAATCAATGAAGCATTCGCAGTCGTTGCACTCGCGAGTTCAGAAATTGCAAAACTCGATCCGGAAAAAGTGAACGTCAACGGCGGCGCAGTCGCACTCGGTCATCCCATCGGCGCGAGCGGTGCGCGGATCATTTTGACACTTGCGTACGAACTGAAGCGCCGCGGCGGCGGAATCGGCGTTGCAGCAATCTGCTCCGGCGGAGGTCAGGGCGACGCAATCATGATTGAAGTTCCGAAACAATAA
- a CDS encoding acyl-CoA dehydrogenase, producing MNFTLSEEHEMIRKMVRDFAEKDVAPTAAERDEEERFDMDIFKKMAELGLTGIPWPEEYGGIGGDYLAYVIAVEELSRVCASTGVTLSAHTSLAGWPVFKYGTEEQKQKYLRPMAEGSKIGAYGLTEPQSGSDAGGMKTTAKLDGDDYILNGSKIFITNGGIADIYIVFAVTDADSKHKGTTAFIVEADYPGFSVGKKEKKLGIRSSPTTEIIFDNCRVPKENMLGEEGQGFIIAMKTLDGGRNGIAAQAVGIAQGALDAATGYAKERVQFGKPIAANQGIGFKLADMATATEASRLLTYQAAWLESNNLPYGKASAMAKLMAGDTAMKVTTEAVQVYGGYGYTKDYPVERFMRDAKITQIYEGTQEVQRLVISRMLTK from the coding sequence ATGAACTTTACACTTTCTGAAGAACACGAAATGATCCGCAAGATGGTCCGCGACTTTGCAGAAAAAGATGTCGCGCCGACAGCAGCTGAACGCGATGAAGAAGAACGCTTCGACATGGATATTTTTAAAAAGATGGCAGAACTCGGACTAACGGGGATTCCTTGGCCGGAAGAATACGGCGGCATTGGCGGCGATTATCTCGCATACGTGATCGCAGTCGAAGAATTGTCACGCGTTTGTGCATCAACTGGCGTTACACTTTCCGCGCACACATCTCTCGCTGGATGGCCTGTTTTCAAATACGGAACGGAAGAACAGAAGCAAAAATACCTCCGTCCAATGGCTGAAGGATCTAAAATCGGTGCGTATGGGCTGACAGAACCTCAATCAGGATCGGACGCGGGCGGCATGAAAACAACGGCTAAGCTCGACGGTGACGACTATATCCTGAACGGATCGAAAATCTTCATCACAAACGGCGGCATCGCGGATATTTACATCGTCTTCGCTGTCACAGATGCAGACTCGAAACATAAAGGGACGACTGCATTTATTGTGGAAGCAGACTACCCAGGCTTCTCTGTTGGGAAAAAAGAGAAAAAGCTTGGCATTCGTTCATCACCAACTACGGAAATCATCTTTGACAACTGCCGTGTGCCGAAAGAAAACATGCTCGGTGAAGAAGGTCAAGGTTTCATTATCGCAATGAAAACGCTCGATGGCGGACGCAACGGAATCGCTGCACAAGCGGTCGGAATTGCTCAAGGTGCACTGGATGCTGCAACAGGTTACGCAAAAGAGCGCGTGCAATTCGGGAAGCCGATTGCTGCGAACCAGGGAATCGGGTTCAAACTCGCTGATATGGCGACTGCAACGGAAGCGTCTCGTCTATTGACTTACCAGGCTGCATGGCTCGAGTCCAACAATCTGCCATACGGAAAAGCATCTGCAATGGCGAAACTCATGGCGGGTGACACAGCGATGAAAGTTACAACAGAAGCGGTTCAAGTCTATGGCGGATACGGATATACGAAAGACTATCCAGTTGAGCGCTTCATGCGTGATGCGAAAATCACACAAATCTATGAAGGCACGCAAGAAGTGCAGCGCCTCGTCATCTCCCGTATGCTGACGAAGTAA